A genomic window from Onychostoma macrolepis isolate SWU-2019 chromosome 22, ASM1243209v1, whole genome shotgun sequence includes:
- the LOC131530382 gene encoding uncharacterized protein LOC131530382 isoform X2: MDPDLDCSPPKRPTAPQTDEEEMEEDPNMIPESPQEEEVAYRAPRAKKRKTRQTVKEENVSVTAPMIEVSGPAGPMMVFRPWTVADMKEAMAHLPSPDEAGDRFSSELVTFCKEFSPTVYELKRLLAVKLGASSWHKVSGRLPGEDYRRGHTEWGHRDNLEYRAAVEELAESIRTAFPARVDTAKIGNCCQNREESVQDFYHRLYEIFNKHSGLEEPGDRGNHPDTWECHLRSWFLNGLKPEIALAVRTSYIEWKHGRLSAILARALHAEELQIAKRERVKAKTDKDGMGEGGAVSESHRKGK, encoded by the coding sequence ATGGACCCTGACCTCGACTGCTCTCCACCAAAAAGACCAACAGCACCGCAGACAGACGAAGAAGAAATGGAGGAAGACCCCAACATGATTCCTGAAAGCCCCCAAGAAGAAGAGGTGGCGTACAGAGCACCCCGGGCGAAGAAGAGAAAGACCAGACAAACGGTgaaagaagaaaatgtgagtgtaACAGCACCGATGATTGAAGTTTCAGGACCGGCCGGACCAATGATGGTCTTTAGACCATGGACAGTGGCAGATATGAAAGAAGCCATGGCTCACTTGCCGAGCCCTGACGAAGCTGGTGACAGATTTTCCTCAGAACTGGTCACGTTCTGCAAAGAATTCAGCCCCACCGTGTACGAGCTGAAGAGGCTGCTGGCAGTGAAACTGGGGGCCTCGAGCTGGCACAAAGTGAGTGGAAGGCTGCCAGGGGAAGACTACCGAAGAGGACACACCGAATGGGGACACAGAGACAATCTGGAATACCGCGCTGCTGTTGAGGAGCTGGCTGAAagcataagaacagcatttccgGCGCGAGTGGACACAGCAAAGATTGGCAACTGCTGCCAGAACAGAGAAGAGTCGGTTCAAGACTTTTATCATCGCCTTTATGAGATATTCAACAAACACAGCGGCTTGGAGGAGCCCGGTGACCGCGGAAATCACCCTGACACGTGGGAATGTCATCTGCGGAGCTGGTTTTTGAATGGACTGAAACCTGAGATTGCGTTAGCAGTGAGAACCAGCTACATTGAATGGAAACATGGACGTTTGTCTGCTATTTTAGCACGCGCTTTGCATGCAGAAGAACTGCAGAtagcaaagagagagagagtgaaagcaAAGACTGACAAAGACGGGATGGGAGAAGGGGGAGCAGTCTCCGAGAGCCACCGAAAAGGGAAGTGA
- the LOC131530382 gene encoding uncharacterized protein LOC131530382 isoform X1, giving the protein MEQPKAWHPFRVPGLCGMRGTICWLTAVAMIICSISFYLTAELVQETRGNDMPTATISLNETNYQPSTRTKRSTLTIVVPMHGAREDFITVTEGSSVKFSCNPYMKNCQYCGRPARASKQDFEYAQIYFCKEPCGWGEVKAYDKPTVYGTDKRFGVTKNSKRGHNKDGMTVEIRGVRLADQGKYYCGIDKMGIDWYEAFNIIVNQPAPEPIKPLVEHTFEPATAEEEAWMGEGGAGKGGMNPEVRSAMTRCQGNKACTLALLQKAELEVNTSCWLCLQMSHSWRAAPLTVATVTETRCLIPQQMTEVLMAAADIEQGNTPKRKPALDCGKTRWDNKLDVMLPPLRVMYTRGDVCVCRVRPNSGVMTGWSNCRMRMDVRNGTTDNCTATINGTLMNFTCPFSEPRNTLPAAVWVCGGRAYHHLPERGWAGCCYPALMSVGTSVYLPGNEHEGESRKKRSVKVLPGALPDRYNGYVLSNPWMTPGANVGWSIFPGVGTALSINKINGLAWSVLTIANSTENALTMVNEEMKQIRDTVIQNRLALDLLTSEKGGVCKMLGTSCCFHIPDYSDNVTNIITHMRMAVKEPERANDVWLEWLTNLWGGWVA; this is encoded by the coding sequence ATGGAGCAACCGAAAGCGTGGCACCCGTTCAGAGTGCCTGGACTGTGTGGAATGAGAGGTACGATCTGCTGGTTAACAGCGGTGGCTATGATCATCTGTTCAATCTCATTCTACCTGACTGCAGAGCTGGTGCAGGAGACGAGAGGAAATGACATGCCGACTGCAACCATTTCATTGAATGAGACCAACTACCAACCATCTACAAGGACAAAAAGATCGACACTGACTATCGTAGTACCGATGCATGGAGCGAGAGAGGACTTCATCACGGTGACAGAAGGATCAAGTGTGAAGTTCAGCTGTAATCCGTATATGAAGAATTGTCAGTACTGCGGAAGACCAGCACGCGCAAGTAAACAAGACTTTGAATATgcacaaatttatttttgtaaagaaCCATGTGGGTGGGGTGAAGTAAAGGCGTACGACAAACCCACAGTGTATGGGACAGACAAAAGGTTTGGGGTGACAAAGAACAGCAAGAGGGGCCATAACAAGGACGGGATGACAGTAGAGATAAGAGGTGTGAGACTCGCAGACCAAGGCAAGTACTATTGTGGCATTGATAAAATGGGGATCGATTGGTATGAAGCCTTCAACATCATTGTGAATCAGCCAGCGCCAGAACCGATAAAGCCCCTTGTCGAGCACACCTTTGAACCAGCCACAGCAGAAGAGGAAGCGTGGATGGGAGAAGGAGGAGCAGGAAAAGGGGGAATGAATCCCGAAGTGCGAAGCGCCATGACGAGGTGTCAAGGGAACAAGGCGTGCACTCTGGCTCTGTTGCAAAAAGCGGAGCTGGAGGTAAACACGAGTTGTTGGCTGTGTCTGCAAATGTCACACTCATGGAGAGCAGCCCCATTGACTGTTGCAACTGTAACGGAAACCAGATGTCTGATACCGCAGCAGATGACTGAAGTGCTGATGGCTGCGGCTGACATAGAGCAAGGGAACACACCAAAGAGGAAGCCTGCGCTCGACTGCGGAAAGACTCGATGGGACAACAAACTCGACGTGATGCTTCCACCATTAAGGGTCATGTACACACGAGGAGATGTGTGCGTCTGCAGGGTAAGACCGAATTCAGGGGTGATGACAGGATGGTCGAACTGCAGGATGAGGATGGACGTGAGGAACGGAACGACGGACAACTGCACAGCGACGATCAACGGAACACTGATGAACTTTACATGTCCATTCAGCGAGCCGAGGAACACACTGCCCGCAGCAGTATGGGTGTGTGGAGGCAGAGCATACCACCATCTGCCAGAGAGAGGGTGGGCAGGTTGTTGTTACCCAGCACTGATGAGTGTGGGGACATCTGTGTATTTACCAGGTAATGAGCATGAGGGAGAGAGCAGGAAGAAGAGAAGTGTAAAAGTTCTACCAGGGGCTCTGCCAGACAGGTATAATGGGTATGTACTGTCCAACCCTTGGATGACACCTGGGGCTAATGTAGGGTGGTCAATTTTTCCAGGGGTGGGGACGGCACTAAGCATAAATAAGATCAATGGGTTAGCATGGTCTGTACTGACTATAGCTAATAGCACTGAGAATGCCCTGACAATGGTGAATGAGGAAATGAAACAGATTAGGGACACAGTTATTCAGAACAGATTAGCACTGGACCTTTTGACCTCTGAGAAGGGAGGAGTTTGTAAAATGTTGGGTACATCATGTTGTTTCCATATTCCAGACTACAGTGATAACGTCACTAATATCATCACTCACATGAGAATGGCCGTAAAAGAGCCTGAGCGAGCAAACGATGTATGGCTTGAATGGTTGACAAATTTGTGGGGAGGATGGGTAGCATAG